Proteins encoded together in one Gemmatimonadota bacterium DH-78 window:
- a CDS encoding amidase, translating into MTRSVTTGSPRNKAIAEGAPTDRTVDRRDFLRRAAALGAAASTGALGSTLLRPSVAAAAATGAPLRMPDTALPQEADPAFFSLAEAAAAIRRRELSASELVEACLARVERYDGALLAFNTVVADEARAAARAADSGPVRGALHGVPLAIKDNFYTAGVPTTANSHIFADFVPEWDAEAWARLRARGAILLGKTQMGPLATSRATTPDGETTTLNAWAPSDPSISPGGSSSGSATAVAARMALSSTGTQTGGSITSPSMAQGLTGLKPTMGRVSLRGIIPLTYTRDHPGPLARDAMDAAIMLTAMAGPDAGDPRTLGQPPLPDLVTAATPVLRGGTPRLRWSTRIGVVPGYLDAPPEPPAPAADAGEEDRRIWERRRAAAAREAESVALRRAMLDTFAQLGAEIVEVSLPADWDTLTSGDFNNVRLPERSEPFLEVLRDDVRRFGVSLSPWINGLLLPGTAYLRGQRAKQLLLRRVLDDLFADCDVVVQASPIPFDIVGLPLITFPIGHRVDDGVTLPVGTILGGLPWAEDRLLSLAAGWQAVTEWHRARPEDPAVEAAPPAGERGRLEVWEVDAFGE; encoded by the coding sequence ATGACACGTTCCGTGACGACCGGATCGCCCCGGAACAAGGCGATCGCCGAAGGCGCTCCGACCGACCGCACCGTCGACCGGCGCGATTTTCTTCGCCGGGCCGCCGCCCTCGGGGCGGCCGCCTCGACCGGGGCGCTGGGGTCGACTCTGCTGCGTCCGTCGGTGGCCGCGGCGGCGGCGACCGGGGCGCCGCTCCGCATGCCCGATACCGCGCTGCCGCAGGAGGCCGACCCGGCTTTCTTCTCCCTGGCCGAGGCGGCCGCGGCGATCCGGCGGAGGGAGCTGTCGGCATCGGAGCTCGTCGAGGCCTGTCTCGCCCGGGTGGAGCGGTACGACGGGGCGCTGCTGGCCTTCAACACGGTGGTGGCCGACGAGGCGCGGGCCGCGGCCCGCGCCGCCGACTCCGGACCCGTGCGAGGGGCGCTTCACGGGGTGCCGCTGGCCATCAAGGACAACTTCTACACGGCGGGGGTGCCCACCACCGCGAACAGCCACATCTTCGCCGACTTCGTGCCGGAGTGGGACGCCGAGGCCTGGGCGCGTCTGCGGGCTCGCGGCGCGATCCTGCTGGGCAAGACGCAGATGGGTCCGCTGGCCACCAGTCGAGCCACCACTCCCGACGGCGAGACGACCACGCTCAACGCGTGGGCACCGAGCGACCCGTCGATCAGCCCCGGGGGCTCGTCGAGCGGCTCGGCCACCGCCGTCGCCGCGCGGATGGCGCTGTCGAGCACCGGTACGCAGACGGGGGGCAGCATCACCAGCCCCTCGATGGCGCAGGGGCTGACCGGGCTGAAGCCCACCATGGGACGGGTGTCGCTGCGGGGCATCATTCCCCTCACCTACACCCGCGATCACCCCGGCCCGCTGGCGCGCGACGCCATGGATGCGGCCATCATGCTCACCGCCATGGCCGGCCCCGATGCGGGCGACCCCCGCACTCTCGGGCAGCCCCCCCTTCCCGACCTCGTCACGGCCGCCACTCCGGTCCTCCGGGGGGGGACCCCTCGACTGCGGTGGTCCACCCGCATCGGCGTGGTGCCCGGGTACCTCGACGCTCCGCCCGAGCCGCCCGCGCCTGCCGCGGATGCCGGCGAGGAGGACCGCCGGATCTGGGAGCGCCGTCGCGCGGCGGCGGCGCGGGAAGCCGAGTCGGTGGCGCTGCGCCGAGCCATGCTCGACACCTTCGCGCAGCTCGGGGCCGAGATCGTGGAGGTGTCGCTGCCCGCAGACTGGGACACCCTCACCTCCGGCGACTTCAACAACGTGCGCCTGCCCGAGCGATCGGAGCCCTTTCTCGAGGTGTTGCGCGACGACGTGCGGCGTTTCGGCGTGTCGCTGTCGCCCTGGATCAACGGGCTGCTTCTGCCCGGCACCGCCTATCTGCGGGGCCAGCGTGCCAAGCAGCTGCTGTTGCGTCGGGTTCTCGACGATCTCTTCGCCGACTGCGACGTGGTGGTGCAGGCCTCGCCGATTCCCTTCGACATCGTGGGCCTCCCCCTGATCACCTTTCCCATCGGGCATCGGGTCGACGACGGGGTGACCCTTCCGGTGGGCACGATCCTCGGAGGCCTGCCCTGGGCCGAGGATCGGCTGCTCTCCCTGGCGGCGGGATGGCAGGCGGTGACGGAGTGGCACCGGGCGCGGCCCGAAGACCCCGCGGTGGAGGCGGCGCCGCCGGCGGGCGAGCGCGGGCGGTTGGAGGTGTGGGAGGTGGACGCTTTCGGGGAGTAG
- a CDS encoding metal-sensitive transcriptional regulator, with amino-acid sequence MSGGSKDQLIHRAAIIEGHVRAVKRLFQEDRPILEILTQLSAVRSSLNRLQHVLFEEYVETLLLDLDTPEARSAAVADIRAAMETLP; translated from the coding sequence ATGTCCGGCGGCAGCAAGGATCAGCTCATCCATCGCGCGGCGATCATCGAAGGGCACGTGCGGGCGGTGAAGCGCCTCTTCCAGGAAGACCGCCCGATCCTGGAGATCCTCACACAGTTGAGCGCCGTGCGCTCGTCGCTCAACCGGCTCCAGCACGTGCTCTTCGAGGAGTACGTGGAGACGCTGCTGCTCGACCTCGACACCCCCGAGGCGCGATCGGCAGCGGTCGCCGACATCCGGGCGGCCATGGAGACGCTGCCGTGA
- the hutH gene encoding histidine ammonia-lyase gives MSETPVVVDGRSLDLTTVGRVARAERVSPRLDDGARRRMEASRAVVDRALEGNERVYGISTGFGRLAEVYIGESRRQELQLNLVRSHSSGFGRPLPRDEVRAMMLLRANALARGNSGCRPLLVERLLDFLRLGLTPVVPEVGSVGASGDLAPLAHVALCVIGEGRIDDGRGPRPTAEVLAEHALDPVPLLEKEGLALINGTQATTGLGALSTLAARIAVETIEVAGAASLEALKGTPAPFFEGVHEARPHPGQQRSAARLRALLDDSEIRESHRFNDPRVHDAYSLRCMPQVHGAAREVLGYVERVLAVECNASTDNPLVFPDAEGEGGTIVSAGNFHAQVVAQALDFMAIALVDLAAISERRIERLLNPDLSGLPAFLARDPGVESGFMIAQVAAVDLLGEMRVLAHPASVDSVSTSAAKEDHVSMGMAAARKLRRVVECLEYVLAIELMVAAQALEFHRPLRPGAGVRRAVEAVRARVPPLEGDRVLTDDIERLRDAVRDGTFASLHRGLGPDVESPSSSEPASDR, from the coding sequence ATGTCGGAGACCCCGGTGGTGGTGGACGGGCGCTCGCTCGATCTGACGACCGTGGGGCGGGTGGCGCGGGCCGAGCGGGTGTCGCCCCGCCTGGACGACGGAGCCCGCCGGCGGATGGAGGCCTCGCGGGCGGTGGTCGACCGCGCGCTCGAGGGCAACGAGCGGGTGTACGGCATCAGCACCGGCTTCGGGCGACTGGCCGAGGTGTACATCGGCGAGAGTCGCCGTCAGGAACTGCAGCTGAATCTGGTGCGGAGTCACTCCTCGGGATTCGGCCGTCCGCTGCCTCGCGACGAGGTGCGGGCGATGATGCTGCTCCGGGCGAACGCGCTGGCCCGGGGCAACTCGGGGTGCCGCCCGCTTCTGGTGGAGCGGCTTCTCGACTTCCTGCGGCTGGGGCTCACTCCCGTCGTACCGGAGGTGGGCAGCGTGGGCGCGAGCGGGGATCTGGCGCCGCTGGCCCATGTGGCGCTGTGCGTGATCGGCGAGGGCCGGATCGACGACGGCCGGGGCCCCCGGCCCACGGCCGAGGTGCTGGCCGAGCACGCACTCGACCCGGTGCCGCTGCTCGAGAAAGAGGGTCTGGCCCTCATCAACGGCACCCAGGCCACCACGGGACTCGGCGCCCTGTCGACGCTCGCCGCGCGCATCGCCGTGGAGACGATCGAGGTGGCGGGCGCGGCGTCGCTCGAGGCGCTGAAGGGTACGCCGGCCCCCTTCTTCGAGGGGGTGCACGAGGCGCGTCCGCACCCGGGGCAGCAGCGGAGCGCGGCCCGGCTGCGCGCGCTGCTCGACGATTCCGAGATCCGGGAGTCGCACCGGTTCAACGATCCGCGCGTACACGATGCCTACTCGCTGCGATGCATGCCCCAGGTGCACGGGGCGGCGCGCGAGGTGCTCGGCTACGTGGAGCGGGTGCTCGCCGTGGAGTGCAACGCCTCGACCGACAACCCGCTGGTGTTTCCCGACGCCGAGGGCGAGGGGGGCACCATCGTCAGCGCGGGCAACTTCCACGCCCAGGTGGTGGCTCAGGCCCTCGACTTCATGGCCATCGCCCTCGTCGATCTGGCCGCGATCTCCGAGCGCAGGATCGAGCGGCTCCTCAATCCCGATCTGTCGGGACTGCCGGCGTTTCTCGCCCGCGATCCCGGGGTGGAGTCGGGCTTCATGATCGCGCAGGTGGCGGCGGTCGATCTGCTGGGCGAGATGCGGGTGCTGGCCCATCCGGCCTCGGTCGACTCGGTGAGTACGAGCGCCGCCAAGGAAGACCACGTGAGCATGGGCATGGCGGCCGCCCGCAAGCTGCGCCGGGTGGTCGAGTGCCTGGAGTACGTGCTCGCGATCGAACTGATGGTCGCCGCACAGGCCCTCGAGTTCCACCGACCGCTTCGCCCGGGTGCGGGCGTGCGTCGCGCCGTCGAAGCCGTGCGCGCACGGGTCCCTCCGCTGGAGGGGGACCGCGTCCTGACCGACGACATCGAACGCCTTCGCGACGCCGTGCGCGACGGCACCTTCGCCTCTCTGCATCGCGGCCTCGGGCCCGATGTGGAGTCCCCCTCTTCCTCCGAGCCTGCGAGCGACCGATGA
- the hutU gene encoding urocanate hydratase → MTSSTSTGARPVRAPRGTELRCRGWQQEAALRMLMNNLDPEVAERPDDLVVYGGTGRAARSWEAFDGIVASLETLADDETLLVQSGRPVGVFRTHRDAPRVLIANSNLVGRWATWEHFRALERAGLTMYGQMTAGSWIYIGSQGILQGTYETFGALARKHFGGSLAGRWTLTGGLGGMGGAQPLAVTMNGGACLAVEVDPARIQRRVAMGYCDEMSTDLDGAVDRVREAAAAGEAWSVGLVGNCAEVLPELVERGVVPDVVTDQTSAHDPLHGYLPAGLGLEEGEALRRSDPEEYQHRAFQSMAVHCAAMVGFQARGSIVFDYGNNLRGHALDAGFADAFAFPGFVPAYIRPLFCEGRGPFRWAVLSGDAADLARTDDLVLELFPDDEHLARWIQLAREKVAFQGLPSRICWLGQGERARFGLALNDLVARGIVSAPVVIGRDHLDTGSVASPNRETEAMKDGSDAVADWPILNALLNCASGATWVSVHHGGGVGIGNSLHAGQVIVADGTPEAAERLQRVLTNDPGIGVVRHAEAGYDEAVRTAEREGIRRPMRE, encoded by the coding sequence ATGACCTCCTCCACCTCGACCGGCGCCCGCCCCGTGCGGGCCCCCCGCGGAACCGAGCTCCGGTGCCGTGGATGGCAGCAGGAGGCGGCGCTGCGCATGCTCATGAACAACCTCGATCCCGAGGTGGCGGAGCGCCCCGACGACCTCGTGGTGTACGGCGGCACCGGCCGGGCCGCGCGCAGCTGGGAGGCCTTCGACGGCATCGTGGCGAGTCTGGAAACGCTGGCCGACGACGAGACGCTCCTCGTGCAGTCGGGGCGGCCGGTGGGGGTGTTCCGCACGCACCGCGACGCGCCGCGCGTGCTGATCGCCAACAGCAATCTCGTGGGCCGCTGGGCCACCTGGGAGCACTTTCGGGCACTCGAGCGCGCGGGGTTGACGATGTACGGCCAGATGACGGCCGGCTCGTGGATCTACATCGGGAGCCAGGGCATTCTGCAGGGCACCTACGAGACCTTCGGGGCGCTGGCCCGAAAGCACTTCGGGGGCTCGCTCGCCGGGCGGTGGACCCTCACCGGCGGGTTGGGAGGCATGGGGGGTGCGCAGCCCCTGGCGGTGACGATGAACGGGGGAGCCTGCCTGGCCGTGGAGGTGGATCCGGCGCGGATCCAGCGGCGCGTGGCCATGGGCTACTGCGACGAGATGTCCACCGATCTCGACGGGGCCGTCGACCGGGTGCGCGAGGCGGCGGCCGCCGGCGAGGCCTGGTCGGTGGGGCTCGTGGGCAACTGCGCCGAGGTGTTGCCGGAGCTCGTGGAGCGCGGGGTGGTGCCCGACGTGGTCACCGATCAGACCTCGGCCCACGACCCGCTCCACGGCTACCTGCCGGCTGGACTGGGGCTGGAGGAGGGCGAGGCGCTGCGACGCTCCGACCCCGAGGAGTACCAGCACCGGGCCTTCCAGTCGATGGCGGTGCACTGCGCGGCCATGGTGGGATTCCAGGCGCGGGGGAGCATCGTGTTCGACTACGGCAACAACCTGCGCGGGCACGCCCTCGATGCGGGCTTCGCCGACGCCTTCGCCTTTCCCGGGTTCGTGCCCGCCTACATCCGGCCCCTCTTCTGCGAGGGCAGGGGTCCCTTCCGCTGGGCGGTGCTCTCCGGCGACGCGGCCGATCTCGCGCGCACGGACGATCTCGTGCTCGAACTCTTTCCGGACGACGAGCACCTCGCTCGCTGGATCCAGCTGGCCCGCGAGAAGGTGGCCTTCCAGGGGCTGCCCTCCCGCATCTGCTGGCTCGGACAGGGCGAGCGCGCCCGGTTCGGTCTGGCGTTGAACGACCTGGTGGCGCGCGGGATCGTATCGGCCCCGGTGGTGATCGGGCGCGACCACCTCGACACCGGCTCGGTGGCCTCGCCGAACCGCGAGACCGAGGCGATGAAGGACGGGTCGGATGCCGTGGCCGACTGGCCGATCCTGAACGCGCTGCTGAACTGCGCCTCGGGCGCCACCTGGGTGAGCGTGCACCACGGCGGGGGCGTGGGGATCGGCAACTCCCTGCACGCGGGGCAGGTGATCGTGGCCGACGGCACCCCCGAGGCCGCCGAGCGGTTGCAGCGGGTGCTCACCAACGACCCCGGGATCGGGGTGGTGCGACACGCCGAGGCGGGCTACGACGAGGCGGTCCGCACGGCGGAGCGCGAAGGGATCCGTCGACCGATGCGGGAGTAG
- the tesB gene encoding acyl-CoA thioesterase II, whose amino-acid sequence MNFTSDDLIALLDLEPLEHNIYRGQNRDIGTKRIYGGQVLAQALVSAQRTVDADRPIHSMHGYFILAGDLSVPVVYFVDRLRDGGSFTTRRVTAIQHGQAIFNLSASFHRHEDGLAHQLEMPDVPPPEEVRPELDVIRERARSMPDKVGSAVTQDRPLDVRPVDDDDPFEPKVMPARRAMWVRTTGPLGDDPLHHQAVLAYASDYGLIVTALRPHARSVRDPEMMVASLDHSIWFHRPFRIDEWLLYVVDAPVSSGGRGFARGTYFTREGELVASTAQEGLMRVRTDRRT is encoded by the coding sequence ATGAACTTCACCTCCGACGACCTCATCGCGCTCCTCGACCTCGAGCCGCTGGAGCACAACATCTATCGCGGCCAGAACCGCGATATCGGCACGAAGCGGATCTACGGCGGGCAGGTGCTTGCGCAGGCCCTCGTGTCGGCCCAGCGCACGGTCGACGCCGACCGGCCGATCCACTCCATGCACGGCTACTTCATTCTCGCCGGAGACCTGTCGGTGCCGGTCGTGTACTTCGTGGATCGACTCCGCGACGGCGGGTCGTTCACCACGCGGCGGGTGACGGCCATTCAGCACGGCCAGGCCATCTTCAACCTCTCGGCCTCCTTCCACCGCCACGAGGACGGGCTCGCCCACCAGCTCGAGATGCCCGACGTGCCGCCCCCCGAAGAGGTGCGGCCCGAGCTCGACGTGATTCGCGAGCGGGCGCGGTCGATGCCGGACAAGGTGGGCTCCGCGGTCACGCAGGACCGCCCGCTCGACGTTCGCCCGGTGGACGACGACGATCCCTTCGAGCCCAAGGTGATGCCCGCCCGCCGAGCGATGTGGGTGCGCACCACCGGACCCCTCGGCGACGATCCGCTCCACCACCAGGCGGTGCTGGCGTACGCCTCGGACTACGGCCTGATCGTCACCGCCCTCCGGCCGCACGCGCGCTCGGTTCGCGATCCGGAGATGATGGTGGCCAGTCTGGATCACTCGATCTGGTTTCACCGTCCGTTCCGCATCGACGAATGGCTCCTGTACGTGGTGGACGCGCCGGTGTCGAGCGGGGGGCGGGGATTCGCGCGCGGCACCTACTTCACCCGCGAGGGCGAGCTGGTGGCTTCGACCGCGCAGGAGGGCCTGATGCGGGTGCGCACCGACCGGCGCACCTGA
- a CDS encoding MgtC/SapB family protein has product MNPFDVDPTRLVDSVIALVIAFALALPLAWHREQTTRLLGLRTFPLVAVASCSYVLLGATISAGDPDALSRIIQGLMTGIGFVGGGAILKSGGNIRGTSTAAAIWATGGIGASVAYGRVDLAIAIAVITFLTFVVLTPVGDHIRDDDGADGASDAPD; this is encoded by the coding sequence ATGAACCCCTTCGACGTCGACCCGACCCGCCTCGTCGACTCGGTGATCGCCCTGGTGATCGCCTTCGCCCTGGCCCTCCCCCTCGCCTGGCATCGCGAACAGACGACCCGGCTCCTGGGGCTCCGCACCTTCCCGCTCGTGGCGGTCGCCAGCTGCAGCTACGTGCTTCTCGGGGCGACCATCTCGGCGGGCGACCCCGACGCCCTCTCCCGCATCATCCAGGGGCTCATGACGGGGATCGGCTTCGTCGGCGGAGGCGCGATCCTCAAGTCGGGCGGCAACATTCGCGGCACCTCCACCGCCGCGGCCATCTGGGCCACCGGGGGGATCGGCGCCTCGGTCGCCTACGGCCGGGTCGACCTCGCGATCGCCATCGCCGTCATCACCTTTCTCACCTTCGTGGTGCTCACGCCGGTGGGCGATCACATCCGAGACGACGACGGCGCGGACGGCGCATCCGACGCCCCCGACTGA
- a CDS encoding formimidoylglutamate deiminase, with translation MGVNEEERVTSWLLPELLWDGRTTRAAAAVAVRDGRIATVTEAGDVPRDAEAEGAVRRLPGWALMAAPVNAHSHAFQRAIRGATQTRPAGRPDADFWSWREAMYAAVLDADPEWIHAASLACFREMRAAGWGSVGEFHYLHRDPEGRRYDDPLTLANVVVEAARTAGLSITLLHVAYATADVDGSPLDVRQRRFRCDSVDEVIADVEALAARWRHDARVTVGLAPHSVRGVPVEWWRPLAEAAEAMDLPLHAHVSEQRREVEACRAVHGCRPVELLDREGVLSPRFTAVHATHLTDTEVELLSASGARVCGCPSTERDLGDGVLPADRLAAASVPLCLGSDSHTLLDPWEELRLPEYHLRLVRERRVVLGVPEGELVRWAPGALRTATEEGGAALRTGAGRLAPGAPAELVAIDLGDSALAGVTAETFPEMLAVAGRAGLARPVDLQSPPASSA, from the coding sequence ATGGGCGTCAACGAGGAGGAGCGGGTGACCAGTTGGTTGCTGCCGGAACTGCTGTGGGATGGCCGCACGACCCGTGCCGCGGCCGCGGTGGCGGTGCGCGACGGGCGCATCGCGACGGTGACCGAGGCGGGCGACGTGCCGCGCGACGCCGAGGCGGAGGGCGCGGTGCGGCGGCTGCCCGGGTGGGCGCTGATGGCCGCGCCGGTGAACGCCCACTCCCACGCCTTCCAGCGCGCGATCCGGGGTGCCACCCAGACCCGGCCCGCGGGCCGACCGGACGCCGACTTCTGGAGCTGGCGGGAGGCGATGTATGCGGCCGTGCTCGACGCCGATCCGGAGTGGATCCACGCCGCCTCGCTCGCCTGCTTCCGCGAGATGCGCGCGGCGGGGTGGGGAAGCGTCGGCGAGTTCCACTACCTGCATCGCGATCCCGAGGGACGCCGATACGACGACCCGCTGACGCTGGCGAATGTGGTGGTCGAAGCCGCCCGCACGGCGGGGCTGTCGATCACCCTGCTCCACGTCGCCTACGCGACCGCCGATGTCGACGGATCGCCGCTGGATGTACGCCAGCGCCGCTTCCGGTGCGACAGCGTCGACGAGGTGATCGCCGACGTCGAGGCGCTCGCCGCTCGCTGGCGGCACGATGCCCGGGTGACCGTCGGGCTCGCACCCCACTCCGTGCGCGGAGTCCCCGTGGAGTGGTGGCGACCGCTGGCGGAGGCGGCCGAGGCCATGGACCTGCCCCTGCACGCCCACGTGTCGGAGCAGCGACGGGAGGTGGAGGCGTGCCGCGCGGTGCACGGATGTCGACCGGTGGAGCTGCTCGACCGCGAGGGGGTGCTGTCGCCCCGGTTCACCGCGGTGCACGCGACCCATCTCACCGACACCGAGGTGGAGCTGCTCTCGGCGTCGGGGGCTCGGGTGTGCGGGTGCCCCTCCACGGAGCGGGATCTGGGCGACGGAGTGCTTCCGGCCGACCGCCTGGCAGCGGCGAGTGTGCCCCTGTGCCTGGGCTCCGACAGCCATACCCTGCTCGACCCGTGGGAGGAGCTGCGGCTTCCGGAGTACCACCTGCGGCTGGTGCGGGAGCGGCGCGTCGTGCTCGGCGTGCCGGAGGGCGAGCTGGTGCGGTGGGCTCCGGGGGCGCTGCGCACCGCGACCGAGGAGGGGGGCGCCGCGCTGCGTACCGGCGCGGGACGACTGGCCCCGGGGGCGCCGGCCGAACTCGTGGCGATCGACCTCGGGGACTCCGCCCTGGCCGGGGTCACCGCCGAGACCTTCCCGGAGATGCTGGCGGTGGCCGGGCGCGCCGGACTCGCCCGCCCGGTCGACCTTCAGTCGCCGCCGGCGAGTTCGGCGTAG
- a CDS encoding glycosyltransferase: MSTILHVLAPAEVGGMESVVHLLTRGLVAAGTTVHAHVIMQPGREPALAGLLREVGVTVHPTAVEGRRYGVERERTRALCRDLGIDVVHSHGYRPDVIDVPAARALGVPVVSTVHGFTGGGWKNAVYEWLQFRSLRRMDRVLAVSRPLVDLLARRGVPRSAIRLVPNAFAPAEPPLERAEARRSLGLADVDEPVIGWIGRLSAEKGPDVLVRAAAAARRPARWLVIGDGPEGPPARALAAQLGAPVTFAGLVPAAGRLVKAFDAVVLSSRTEGTPIVALEALAAGVPVVATRVGGVPDLLADGAGRLVDSERPDQLAEAVDALLADPAAAAATGERGRARVQERHAPEPWVRMHREIYAELAGGD, translated from the coding sequence GTGTCCACGATCCTCCACGTGCTCGCCCCCGCCGAAGTCGGCGGCATGGAGTCGGTGGTGCATCTCCTCACCCGGGGCCTCGTCGCCGCCGGGACCACCGTACACGCCCATGTGATCATGCAGCCGGGCCGGGAGCCCGCCCTCGCGGGGCTCCTGCGCGAGGTGGGCGTGACGGTGCACCCGACGGCCGTCGAGGGCCGCCGGTACGGCGTCGAGCGCGAGCGCACCCGCGCGCTGTGCCGCGACCTCGGTATCGATGTCGTGCACAGCCACGGCTACCGCCCCGACGTGATCGACGTCCCGGCGGCGCGCGCGCTCGGCGTGCCCGTGGTGTCGACGGTTCACGGGTTCACCGGGGGCGGATGGAAGAACGCCGTCTACGAGTGGCTCCAGTTCCGATCGCTTCGGCGCATGGACCGGGTGCTGGCCGTCTCGCGCCCCCTGGTCGACCTGCTCGCGCGCCGCGGCGTGCCCCGCTCGGCGATCCGTCTCGTGCCCAACGCCTTCGCCCCCGCCGAGCCCCCGCTGGAGCGGGCCGAGGCCCGCCGCTCGCTCGGCCTCGCCGACGTCGACGAGCCGGTGATCGGCTGGATCGGACGCCTCAGCGCCGAGAAGGGCCCCGACGTGCTGGTGCGAGCGGCGGCCGCGGCCCGCCGGCCGGCCCGCTGGCTGGTGATCGGCGACGGCCCCGAGGGTCCACCCGCCCGGGCGCTGGCCGCCCAGCTCGGCGCGCCGGTCACCTTCGCGGGGCTGGTGCCCGCGGCGGGTCGCCTCGTGAAGGCCTTCGACGCCGTGGTCCTGAGTTCGCGGACCGAGGGCACCCCGATCGTGGCGCTCGAAGCGCTGGCCGCCGGCGTGCCGGTGGTGGCCACCCGCGTCGGTGGCGTGCCGGACCTGCTCGCCGACGGTGCGGGTCGTCTGGTCGATTCCGAGCGCCCCGACCAGCTCGCCGAGGCCGTCGACGCGCTCCTGGCCGACCCCGCCGCCGCCGCGGCCACCGGGGAACGCGGCCGCGCCCGCGTGCAGGAGCGCCACGCGCCCGAGCCCTGGGTGCGGATGCATCGGGAGATCTACGCCGAACTCGCCGGCGGCGACTGA
- a CDS encoding VanZ family protein — translation MTPEPPAAPVSPEGTPVAPPPPPPERRRRVVRWLVAWLLGVALLTLTPGGGGPAIGVLCFPCGELGAADAVLNTGLFVPLGALLGMLGAGVGTVAAAGFGLSAAIELTQTALPGRFPTVADVVVNGGGALLGLLLLRFVRAGRLTPVAVALAAAAALVVTAGLGAGTAPAGPLYGQHTPTLGSFAVYDGAVLRAEVGGVVVPPGRLDAPEPLREALRASGPLRVEFSAGTPTDRWAPIFAVFSEAREEAVFLAARDDDLIVRFRSWAGRLHFVEPSFVLEGGLAGVQPGDVVSVEARRGRTGFCVRTEVAAACGLDPSPVEGWRLLYRDIHAPGPFPLFTGFYVAVVVGLLMVTGGVRTAAIATGGLVALAFALSLGTSAAWPEPVGLVGGALVGAVVSRLGRRWRVADTRV, via the coding sequence GTGACTCCCGAACCGCCTGCTGCTCCCGTCAGCCCCGAGGGCACCCCGGTGGCCCCGCCGCCGCCGCCGCCCGAGCGGCGTCGGCGAGTGGTGCGGTGGCTGGTCGCCTGGCTCCTCGGAGTGGCCCTGTTGACGTTGACTCCCGGGGGAGGGGGGCCGGCGATCGGCGTGCTCTGCTTTCCCTGCGGCGAGCTCGGGGCGGCCGACGCGGTTCTGAACACGGGGCTCTTCGTGCCCCTGGGCGCGCTCCTCGGCATGCTGGGCGCCGGGGTGGGTACGGTGGCGGCGGCGGGCTTCGGTCTGTCGGCGGCGATCGAACTCACGCAGACCGCGCTCCCCGGGCGCTTTCCGACGGTGGCCGACGTGGTCGTGAACGGCGGGGGCGCCCTGCTCGGACTGCTGCTGCTCCGATTCGTGCGCGCGGGGCGGCTGACCCCCGTCGCCGTGGCGCTCGCGGCAGCGGCGGCGCTGGTCGTCACCGCCGGGCTCGGGGCGGGGACGGCGCCGGCCGGGCCTCTCTATGGGCAGCACACCCCGACGCTCGGGTCGTTCGCGGTGTACGACGGCGCGGTGCTTCGCGCGGAGGTGGGCGGTGTGGTGGTGCCGCCGGGCCGCCTCGATGCGCCCGAGCCGCTGCGGGAGGCGCTGCGGGCATCGGGCCCCCTGCGGGTGGAGTTCAGCGCCGGCACCCCCACCGATCGCTGGGCTCCGATCTTCGCCGTGTTTTCGGAGGCACGGGAGGAGGCGGTCTTCCTGGCGGCCCGCGACGACGATCTCATCGTGCGGTTCCGGTCGTGGGCGGGGCGCCTTCATTTCGTCGAGCCCTCGTTCGTGCTCGAAGGCGGGCTCGCGGGCGTGCAGCCCGGCGACGTGGTGAGCGTCGAAGCGCGCCGGGGCCGCACCGGTTTCTGCGTGCGGACGGAGGTGGCGGCCGCCTGCGGGCTCGATCCGAGTCCGGTCGAGGGGTGGCGCCTGCTCTATCGCGACATTCACGCCCCGGGACCGTTCCCCCTCTTCACCGGCTTCTACGTGGCCGTCGTGGTGGGCCTCCTGATGGTGACCGGAGGCGTCCGCACCGCAGCGATCGCCACCGGGGGGCTGGTCGCACTCGCCTTCGCGCTCTCGCTCGGCACATCGGCGGCATGGCCGGAGCCGGTGGGGTTGGTGGGAGGTGCGCTGGTCGGAGCGGTCGTCTCCCGCCTTGGTCGAAGGTGGCGGGTTGCCGATACTCGGGTATAG